A genomic region of Brevibacillus sp. JNUCC-41 contains the following coding sequences:
- the mtrB gene encoding trp RNA-binding attenuation protein MtrB: MNEKKILNDFVVIKAIEDSVNVIGLTRGTDTKFHHSEKLDSGEVMIAQFTEHTSAIKIRGHAKVYTPFGEIESDSKKNSPDK, translated from the coding sequence ATGAATGAAAAAAAGATTCTGAATGATTTTGTCGTAATCAAAGCCATTGAGGATAGCGTGAATGTCATCGGGTTGACAAGGGGAACGGACACCAAGTTTCATCACTCCGAAAAGCTTGACTCGGGAGAGGTGATGATCGCCCAATTCACCGAGCATACCTCGGCAATTAAAATCAGGGGCCATGCAAAGGTCTATACTCCATTCGGAGAGATAGAAAGTGATTCCAAAAAGAATTCTCCTGACAAATGA
- the folE gene encoding GTP cyclohydrolase I FolE, giving the protein MANVDHAKLEEAVKMLLEAVGEDPTREGLLDTPSRVARMYEEIFSGLNQDPKEYFDTVFGEDHEELVLVKDIPFYSVCEHHLVPFYGKAHVAYIPKNGKVTGLSKLARAVEAVSKRPQLQERITSTVADSIMEKLEPHGVMVVVEAEHMCMTMRGVKKPGSKTVTSAVRGTFAKDHRTRAEVLAFIKD; this is encoded by the coding sequence ATGGCTAATGTTGATCATGCCAAATTAGAAGAAGCGGTTAAAATGCTTCTTGAAGCTGTAGGGGAAGACCCAACGAGGGAAGGACTGCTGGATACTCCTAGCCGTGTAGCCAGAATGTATGAAGAAATTTTTTCTGGACTTAATCAGGATCCAAAGGAATATTTCGATACTGTTTTTGGGGAGGACCATGAAGAACTCGTACTTGTAAAGGATATTCCGTTTTACTCAGTATGTGAACATCATTTAGTCCCTTTTTACGGGAAAGCCCATGTAGCATATATTCCGAAAAACGGAAAAGTGACTGGCCTAAGTAAATTGGCACGGGCGGTTGAGGCTGTATCGAAGCGTCCGCAACTTCAAGAGCGCATCACTTCTACAGTTGCTGACTCGATAATGGAAAAGCTCGAGCCACATGGTGTAATGGTTGTAGTAGAGGCTGAACATATGTGCATGACCATGCGCGGTGTAAAAAAACCCGGATCTAAAACAGTGACTTCAGCTGTAAGGGGAACGTTTGCGAAGGATCACCGTACTAGAGCTGAAGTGCTGGCATTCATTAAAGACTAA
- a CDS encoding HU family DNA-binding protein — protein sequence MNKTELINEVVTATEISKKDATKAVDAVFDTILEALKNGDKVQLIGFGNFEVRERAARKGRNPQTGDEIEIAASKVPAFKPGKALKDAVK from the coding sequence ATGAACAAAACAGAATTAATTAATGAAGTTGTTACAGCAACTGAAATTTCTAAGAAAGACGCTACAAAAGCTGTTGATGCTGTTTTTGATACAATCTTAGAAGCTCTAAAAAACGGTGATAAAGTCCAATTGATTGGTTTTGGTAACTTTGAAGTTCGTGAACGTGCGGCTCGTAAAGGCCGTAACCCACAAACTGGTGACGAAATCGAAATTGCAGCTAGTAAAGTGCCAGCTTTCAAACCCGGTAAAGCGCTGAAAGATGCAGTGAAGTAA
- the spoIVA gene encoding stage IV sporulation protein A → MEKVDIFKDIAERTGGDIYLGVVGAVRTGKSTFIKKFMELVVIPNIPSEADRARAQDELPQSAAGKTIMTTEPKFVPNQAASIQVAEGLDVNIRLVDCVGYTIPGAKGYEDENGPRMIHTPWYEEPIPFNEAAEIGTRKVIQDHSTLGVVVTTDGSIGEIPRSDYLEAEERVVEELKEVGKPFIMIVNSVQPHHPNTVALKESLQEKYDIPVLAMSVEGMRESDVYSVLREALYEFPVLEVNVNLPSWVMVLREDHWLRESYQEAVKETVKDIKRLRDVDRVVGHFNEFEFIDRAALAGIEMGQGVAEIDLYAPDELYDDILKEIVGEEIRGKDHLLSLMQDFAYAKAEYDQVADALRMVKQTGYGVAAPSLNDMSLDEPEIIRQGARFGVRLKAVAPSIHMIKVDVESEFSPIIGTEKQSEELVRYLMQDFEDNPLSIWNSDIFGRSLSSYVREGIQVKLAMMPDNARYKLKETLERIINEGSGGLIAIIL, encoded by the coding sequence TTGGAAAAGGTAGATATTTTTAAAGATATAGCTGAACGGACCGGTGGCGATATATACTTGGGGGTGGTCGGTGCCGTCAGGACTGGGAAATCCACATTTATTAAAAAATTCATGGAGCTAGTCGTCATTCCGAATATACCGTCAGAAGCGGACCGTGCCAGGGCACAGGATGAATTGCCTCAAAGTGCAGCCGGAAAGACTATCATGACGACGGAACCAAAATTCGTACCGAATCAGGCAGCATCGATTCAAGTAGCTGAAGGCCTCGACGTGAACATCCGTTTAGTCGATTGTGTCGGTTATACAATACCAGGGGCTAAAGGGTATGAAGATGAAAATGGTCCCCGCATGATTCACACGCCTTGGTATGAAGAACCGATTCCGTTCAATGAAGCGGCTGAGATCGGTACTCGCAAAGTAATTCAGGATCATTCCACATTAGGTGTAGTCGTTACGACGGATGGATCGATAGGAGAAATTCCGCGAAGTGATTATTTAGAGGCCGAGGAAAGGGTTGTCGAAGAATTGAAGGAGGTTGGCAAACCTTTTATCATGATTGTCAATTCCGTTCAGCCCCACCACCCGAATACGGTAGCACTGAAGGAATCCCTGCAGGAAAAGTATGATATCCCTGTATTGGCCATGAGTGTCGAAGGAATGCGGGAATCGGATGTTTATAGCGTACTGCGCGAGGCCCTGTACGAGTTTCCTGTCCTTGAGGTCAATGTTAATCTCCCGAGCTGGGTAATGGTTCTGCGCGAGGATCATTGGTTGAGGGAAAGTTACCAGGAAGCGGTTAAAGAGACCGTCAAGGACATTAAACGCCTGAGGGATGTGGATCGTGTAGTCGGTCATTTCAATGAATTCGAGTTCATTGACCGTGCCGCGCTTGCAGGCATTGAGATGGGTCAGGGTGTTGCAGAAATAGACCTATACGCCCCTGATGAACTCTATGATGATATCTTGAAGGAAATTGTCGGTGAAGAGATCCGGGGCAAGGATCATCTGTTATCATTGATGCAGGACTTTGCGTATGCTAAAGCAGAATATGATCAGGTGGCCGATGCATTAAGAATGGTCAAACAAACTGGATATGGTGTTGCAGCCCCATCCCTTAACGATATGAGTCTTGATGAACCGGAAATCATCCGTCAGGGAGCCAGGTTCGGTGTCAGGCTAAAAGCCGTAGCTCCTTCCATCCATATGATCAAGGTCGATGTCGAATCCGAGTTCTCGCCAATCATCGGTACGGAAAAGCAAAGTGAGGAATTAGTCCGGTATCTGATGCAGGATTTCGAAGACAATCCACTTTCCATTTGGAACTCCGATATTTTTGGGAGAAGCCTAAGTTCTTATGTAAGGGAAGGCATACAAGTGAAATTAGCGATGATGCCAGACAATGCTCGCTATAAATTGAAAGAAACACTGGAGAGGATCATTAATGAGGGCAGTGGGGGATTGATTGCCATCATCTTATAG
- a CDS encoding DUF2768 domain-containing protein, with protein MTPALQKMWISFIAMGFMVISIFLIYLSRYKLKGFWRVLTAIIAYILMILAGLIILIVVLSGPTT; from the coding sequence ATGACACCTGCTCTGCAAAAAATGTGGATATCCTTTATAGCTATGGGCTTTATGGTTATCTCTATATTTCTAATCTACTTAAGCCGCTATAAATTAAAAGGTTTTTGGAGAGTCTTGACAGCAATTATCGCATACATACTTATGATTCTGGCCGGCTTGATCATCCTTATCGTTGTTCTTAGCGGGCCAACCACTTGA
- a CDS encoding putrescine aminotransferase, producing MSINVESKNTQTKQSATQDYIKKVLQLIEQKEISKEDAQWVTKETVENFREHVNPGFLEYRKTVTKDTQFASVEWSDQDSCFTDVNGKKYIDCLGGFGIYNVGHRNPKVVKAVTDQLQRQALHSQDLLDPLRAMLAKILAEITPGDLKYSFFTNSGTESVEAALKLAKMYSDRHTIISTTKSFHGKSLGSLSATAKGMFRKPFIPLIPGVRHVPFGDVDMMRKTFESCALVGEDVAAVLLEPIQGEGGVILPPQGYLKQVRALCDEYDALLILDEVQTGMGRTGKMFASELYDVVPDIICLAKAFGGGVMPAGAVVANEKVFKSWFDNPFMHTTTFGGNPLACAAAIATIDVLLEENLPQRAAEVGEYFLNGLREVADEHKDKVLEIRGQGLMIGIEFHKDEVGYEFSKALFDKGILVAGTLINSKTIRIEPSLTIKLDEVDTVIKAFKEVLPTLQS from the coding sequence ATGTCAATTAACGTAGAAAGTAAAAACACTCAAACTAAACAATCAGCAACCCAAGATTATATTAAAAAAGTGCTTCAATTAATCGAACAAAAAGAAATTTCAAAAGAAGATGCACAGTGGGTAACAAAAGAAACGGTCGAGAATTTCCGTGAGCATGTAAACCCAGGGTTTTTGGAATACCGCAAGACGGTCACTAAAGACACACAATTCGCTTCGGTTGAGTGGTCTGATCAAGATTCCTGTTTTACGGATGTAAATGGAAAAAAATATATTGATTGTTTAGGTGGATTTGGTATTTATAATGTAGGACACCGTAACCCTAAAGTTGTAAAGGCTGTAACCGATCAATTGCAAAGACAAGCCCTTCATAGTCAGGACTTACTTGATCCATTACGTGCAATGCTTGCCAAGATCCTTGCCGAAATCACGCCGGGAGATCTAAAATACTCGTTCTTTACGAATAGCGGTACCGAGAGCGTGGAGGCTGCACTTAAGCTGGCCAAAATGTACAGTGACCGACACACGATCATTTCCACGACAAAATCATTTCATGGAAAAAGCCTTGGTTCACTATCGGCAACGGCAAAAGGCATGTTCAGAAAACCGTTCATTCCATTGATTCCAGGTGTGCGTCATGTACCTTTTGGTGATGTGGATATGATGAGAAAAACGTTTGAAAGTTGTGCGTTGGTCGGTGAAGATGTTGCAGCTGTACTATTGGAGCCAATCCAGGGTGAAGGTGGGGTCATCCTTCCTCCGCAAGGTTATTTGAAGCAGGTTCGGGCATTATGTGACGAATATGATGCGTTATTAATATTGGATGAAGTGCAAACTGGAATGGGCCGTACTGGTAAAATGTTTGCTTCCGAGCTATATGATGTTGTTCCGGACATTATTTGTTTAGCAAAAGCATTTGGCGGCGGTGTAATGCCTGCAGGGGCTGTTGTAGCCAATGAGAAAGTGTTTAAAAGCTGGTTCGACAATCCATTCATGCACACTACGACATTTGGCGGAAATCCACTAGCTTGTGCTGCGGCCATTGCGACTATCGACGTACTTTTGGAAGAAAACTTACCGCAGCGTGCTGCAGAAGTTGGTGAATACTTCTTAAATGGGTTAAGGGAAGTGGCTGATGAGCACAAAGATAAGGTTTTGGAGATCCGCGGCCAAGGTTTGATGATCGGTATTGAGTTCCATAAAGATGAAGTGGGTTATGAATTCTCAAAAGCCCTCTTTGATAAAGGCATCTTGGTAGCAGGTACGCTCATTAATTCCAAAACAATAAGGATTGAGCCGTCATTGACTATTAAGTTGGATGAAGTCGATACAGTCATTAAAGCGTTTAAAGAAGTCTTGCCGACGCTGCAATCTTAA
- a CDS encoding sigma 54-interacting transcriptional regulator, which translates to MLSIPDDKIRPFITITIDQPTFSDQKIHEIQEPFFFLMKENQVFAYIRMDDLPLNGKITTVDQLLQYAFSIDNVCKLHPNISLPHLFQIIGEPIVLIKTDDGLLTGYVKREDVLAELFKQDSKQNLDLLNVILTSIPMGIFVADKEKNIVNFNESGLKMIKKPSDQVINEPAANIFNKQHIHSVFASRSSILNQLEITDVMSVLVDYSPILNHEKEVEGLIIIVQDLPMVEEMAMEIELIKSSNKDLNAILANIYDEILVVNQKGELLRYSDSIISGFWGKDLKDYIGKNLLQLEDEGIFNPSVTRLVLDQKKKVSVVQDTKMNKKVLSVGTPVFNEKGDIDRIVIASRDITETTQLKSELNEMRKELDSFKKQDQFYKELVFASPKMEQIISQVKKIAHFSSTVLINGESGVGKEVIAEAIHKMGRRSKRPFLKINCGAIPENLLESELFGYTKGSFTGADKNGKVGYFQQANKGVLFLDEVGDMPIHLQVKLLRVLQEQEVIPIGSTTPISIDVQIVAATNKSLEKMVEMGTFREDLFYRLNVIPIHVPPLRERPEDIPPLAFHFLQKLNERYQRNYHFSPDALNILEVYTWPGNIRELQNMIERLVVSADEETIDADFIQRFIPVGSDFKQSKPIITRILPLQEAQDHVEEQLIMLAMKQYKTTTKAAKALGISQSSVSRKYQKVLAEQNKKIENNAF; encoded by the coding sequence GTGTTATCTATTCCGGATGATAAAATAAGACCATTCATAACTATAACAATTGATCAGCCTACATTTTCAGACCAAAAAATTCATGAGATACAGGAACCTTTCTTCTTTCTTATGAAGGAGAATCAAGTGTTTGCGTATATCCGCATGGATGACCTCCCGTTAAATGGAAAAATAACGACAGTCGATCAGCTTTTACAGTATGCCTTTTCGATTGATAATGTCTGTAAATTGCACCCTAACATTTCCTTGCCGCATCTGTTTCAAATTATCGGTGAACCTATCGTACTGATAAAAACGGATGATGGCCTGCTAACCGGTTATGTAAAAAGGGAAGATGTATTAGCTGAATTATTCAAGCAGGACAGCAAACAAAATTTAGACCTGCTTAATGTGATTTTAACCTCCATTCCTATGGGGATTTTTGTGGCTGATAAAGAAAAAAATATCGTGAACTTTAATGAATCAGGCTTGAAGATGATAAAAAAGCCTTCTGATCAAGTCATTAATGAACCTGCTGCGAACATCTTTAATAAGCAGCATATACATAGCGTGTTTGCCAGCAGGAGCAGTATTCTGAATCAGTTGGAGATTACTGATGTCATGAGTGTGCTTGTCGACTATAGCCCGATTCTGAACCATGAAAAAGAAGTCGAAGGCCTGATCATCATCGTTCAGGATTTACCGATGGTTGAGGAAATGGCCATGGAAATAGAATTGATAAAAAGCTCGAATAAAGACTTGAATGCCATTTTGGCGAATATCTATGATGAAATACTTGTAGTCAATCAAAAAGGAGAGCTGCTGCGCTATAGTGACAGCATCATCTCAGGATTCTGGGGGAAGGACTTAAAAGATTATATAGGGAAGAATCTCTTGCAATTAGAAGATGAAGGGATTTTTAATCCTTCGGTCACCCGGTTAGTCCTTGACCAAAAAAAGAAAGTATCGGTTGTCCAGGATACGAAAATGAATAAGAAAGTCCTATCCGTGGGTACTCCTGTGTTCAATGAAAAAGGCGATATAGATCGAATAGTCATTGCATCAAGGGATATAACGGAAACGACCCAATTGAAATCGGAATTAAATGAAATGAGGAAAGAACTGGACTCTTTCAAAAAACAAGATCAATTTTATAAAGAGTTGGTTTTTGCAAGTCCTAAAATGGAGCAGATAATCAGCCAAGTCAAGAAAATCGCTCATTTTTCATCTACTGTATTAATCAATGGGGAGTCGGGAGTAGGTAAAGAAGTGATAGCCGAGGCCATTCATAAAATGGGCAGGCGATCTAAACGGCCTTTCCTGAAGATAAATTGCGGGGCGATTCCGGAAAACCTCCTCGAAAGTGAATTGTTTGGTTATACGAAGGGTTCCTTTACAGGAGCGGATAAAAATGGGAAGGTAGGATACTTTCAACAGGCCAATAAAGGTGTTTTATTCCTTGATGAAGTGGGTGACATGCCAATACACCTTCAAGTCAAACTGCTGCGGGTCCTCCAGGAACAGGAAGTGATTCCGATCGGCAGCACCACGCCCATTTCCATTGATGTTCAAATTGTTGCAGCCACGAATAAGAGTCTGGAAAAAATGGTCGAGATGGGCACGTTCAGAGAAGATTTATTCTATCGATTGAACGTCATCCCCATACATGTGCCCCCTTTAAGGGAGAGGCCGGAGGATATCCCGCCGCTAGCCTTTCATTTCCTGCAAAAACTGAATGAAAGGTATCAGCGGAATTACCACTTTTCCCCCGATGCATTAAATATACTGGAAGTCTATACCTGGCCGGGGAACATTCGTGAGTTGCAGAACATGATTGAAAGATTGGTTGTTTCTGCAGATGAAGAGACGATCGATGCTGACTTCATTCAAAGGTTCATACCTGTGGGCAGTGACTTTAAACAATCGAAACCCATTATTACGAGAATTCTTCCACTGCAGGAAGCACAGGATCATGTCGAAGAACAATTGATCATGCTTGCCATGAAACAGTATAAAACCACGACCAAAGCGGCTAAAGCGCTCGGGATAAGTCAATCGTCAGTGAGCAGGAAGTATCAAAAAGTGTTAGCTGAACAGAATAAGAAAATTGAAAACAATGCATTTTGA
- a CDS encoding APC family permease, translating to MQTGKLKRSLNLWHIVLLGVGYMTPMVVFDTFGIVSEKTGGHVPTAYVIALSAMLFTAASYGKMVKIYPQAGSSYTYTQKTINPHLGFLVGWSSLLDYLFLPMVNGILTKIYLTALFPEVYPWIWVVAFVLLMTFINLFNVNLAANFNSFLVFFQMLVIVIFVALVVKGVMGGEGAGEVLSIQPFIGPHLEMSTLISGATILCFSFLGFDAVTTLSEETSNPSKTVPRAIFLTALIGGGLFVTASFFTQLFFPDVSRFSDPEGASPEIALFVGGKLFQAFFLAGTLCGTLASGLASHASVSRLLYVMGRDQMIPKKLFGFIHPKYNTPFFNVIFVGSISLVALFLDLVTATSLINFGALIAFTFVNICVIVHAIRNKSFRTIKGFLSTILSPILGAASVFILWLNLEMSSLILGIVWAVIGIGYLLYRTKWFTESPPLFRFEKAQ from the coding sequence ATGCAAACAGGTAAACTGAAAAGGTCTTTAAATTTATGGCATATCGTATTGCTTGGTGTTGGATATATGACGCCGATGGTTGTTTTTGATACATTCGGCATAGTTTCCGAAAAAACGGGGGGGCATGTGCCAACCGCATATGTCATTGCTCTTTCAGCGATGTTGTTTACTGCAGCCAGTTATGGAAAAATGGTGAAAATCTATCCGCAGGCAGGTTCATCCTATACTTACACACAAAAAACGATTAATCCACATTTAGGCTTCCTTGTCGGGTGGTCTTCTTTACTAGATTATTTATTTTTACCGATGGTGAACGGTATTTTAACAAAAATATACTTAACTGCTCTTTTTCCGGAAGTATATCCGTGGATATGGGTGGTGGCATTTGTCCTTTTAATGACATTCATTAACTTATTCAATGTCAATCTTGCAGCCAACTTTAATAGCTTCCTTGTATTTTTTCAAATGTTGGTCATCGTTATTTTTGTGGCACTTGTGGTTAAAGGGGTCATGGGTGGAGAAGGCGCTGGAGAGGTCTTGTCGATTCAGCCATTCATCGGGCCACATTTGGAAATGTCGACGCTCATTTCTGGTGCTACAATCCTTTGCTTTTCATTTTTGGGGTTTGACGCAGTCACTACTTTATCGGAAGAAACGTCAAATCCATCCAAAACGGTACCACGGGCCATCTTTTTGACTGCCCTTATCGGAGGGGGATTATTTGTGACGGCATCATTCTTTACACAGTTATTTTTCCCGGATGTTTCCCGTTTTAGCGATCCTGAAGGAGCTTCTCCGGAAATTGCCCTTTTCGTTGGCGGGAAGTTATTTCAGGCTTTCTTTCTAGCAGGAACCTTATGCGGTACACTTGCCTCCGGTCTTGCATCTCATGCTAGTGTTTCTAGGTTGCTATATGTCATGGGGCGTGACCAAATGATCCCGAAAAAACTATTTGGTTTTATCCACCCCAAATATAACACGCCATTTTTTAATGTCATTTTTGTCGGGTCCATATCATTGGTTGCCTTATTCCTTGATTTGGTTACGGCCACTTCCCTCATAAACTTTGGGGCTTTAATCGCTTTTACCTTCGTGAATATTTGCGTAATCGTCCACGCAATAAGAAACAAAAGCTTCAGAACGATTAAAGGATTTCTTTCAACTATTCTTTCCCCGATTTTAGGCGCGGCTTCGGTCTTCATCCTTTGGCTTAATCTCGAGATGAGTTCATTGATTTTAGGGATTGTCTGGGCGGTAATTGGGATTGGCTATCTTCTGTATCGGACAAAATGGTTTACGGAATCCCCTCCGCTATTCCGTTTTGAAAAAGCACAGTGA
- a CDS encoding NAD(P)H-dependent glycerol-3-phosphate dehydrogenase — translation MVKDKESIAVIGAGSWGTALALVIADNQHEVRLWGHNQKQINEINQNHTNEKYLPGIELPMGIKGYSSLKEALAGIEIIILAVPTKAYREVLGQIEEVHDKPLTIVHVSKGIEPDSLLRISEMIEEVSSSEWLKDIVVLSGPSHAEEVSLRHPTTVAVSSKNMKAAERVQDIFINNNFRVYTNPDMVGVEIGGALKNIIALAAGITDGLGYGDNAKAALMTRGLAEISRLGVAMGANPLTFSGLAGIGDLIVTCTSVHSRNWRAGNMLGKGQKLEEVLENMGMVVEGVRTTKAAYQLAQKYEVNMPITEALYDVLFNGEEVKKAVDLLMNRSKTNEMEELYNILDSRQQD, via the coding sequence ATGGTGAAAGATAAAGAAAGTATCGCAGTGATTGGAGCTGGGAGCTGGGGAACTGCTTTAGCGCTCGTAATCGCCGATAACCAGCATGAAGTGAGATTGTGGGGACATAATCAGAAACAAATCAATGAAATAAATCAAAATCATACGAATGAAAAATACTTGCCTGGGATTGAATTGCCTATGGGGATTAAAGGTTATTCTTCCCTTAAGGAAGCGCTGGCCGGGATTGAAATAATTATTTTGGCAGTTCCGACCAAAGCCTACAGGGAAGTGCTTGGTCAGATTGAAGAGGTTCATGATAAACCATTGACAATCGTTCATGTGAGTAAGGGAATTGAACCTGATTCACTGCTTCGTATATCGGAAATGATCGAAGAAGTCTCTTCGTCTGAATGGCTTAAGGATATAGTGGTTCTTTCAGGACCGAGCCATGCTGAAGAAGTAAGTCTCCGTCACCCGACAACAGTTGCCGTTTCTTCAAAGAATATGAAGGCTGCCGAAAGGGTTCAGGACATCTTTATCAATAATAATTTCCGTGTATATACAAATCCGGACATGGTTGGTGTTGAAATCGGAGGGGCATTGAAGAACATCATTGCTTTGGCTGCCGGCATTACGGATGGTTTAGGCTATGGGGACAATGCCAAGGCGGCATTAATGACACGGGGATTGGCTGAAATATCCCGTTTAGGGGTGGCCATGGGGGCTAACCCACTAACGTTTTCAGGTTTAGCTGGGATTGGCGACTTGATCGTCACTTGTACAAGCGTTCATTCCCGTAATTGGAGAGCTGGGAATATGCTTGGTAAAGGGCAAAAGCTTGAAGAAGTTTTGGAAAACATGGGTATGGTCGTTGAAGGTGTCAGAACCACTAAAGCTGCCTATCAACTAGCCCAAAAGTACGAAGTGAACATGCCGATCACAGAAGCCTTGTACGATGTTTTATTCAATGGGGAAGAAGTGAAAAAGGCTGTTGACCTTTTGATGAATCGTTCAAAAACGAATGAGATGGAAGAACTTTATAACATATTGGATAGCAGGCAGCAGGATTAA
- the der gene encoding ribosome biogenesis GTPase Der, with amino-acid sequence MPKPVIAIVGRPNVGKSTIFNRIVGERVSIVEDVPGVTRDRIYSSGEWLTHDFNIIDTGGIDIGDEPFLEQIRQQAEIAIDEADVIIFMTNGREGVTAADEEVAKILYKSRKPVVLAVNKVDNPEMKDQIYDFYALGFGDPFPISGSHGLGLGDLLDEAAKHFPNFSGQDYADDVIKFSLIGRPNVGKSSLVNALLGEERVIVSDIEGTTRDAIDSPYKYNGKEYVIIDTAGMRKKGKVYESTEKYSVLRALRAIERSDVVLVVLNAEEGIREQDKKIAGYAHEAGRAVIIVVNKWDAIEKDEKTMKDFEEKIRAHFLFLDYAPIIYLSALTKKRTHTLIPVIDQASENHAIRVQTNVLNEVVMDAVAMNPTPTHNGNRLKIYYTTQVAIKPPTFVVFVNDPELLHFSYERFLENRIRDAFGFEGTPIRIFGRQRK; translated from the coding sequence ATGCCAAAACCGGTAATTGCGATAGTCGGTCGTCCGAACGTGGGAAAATCGACAATCTTTAATAGAATAGTTGGAGAACGGGTTTCGATTGTCGAAGACGTTCCTGGAGTAACCCGGGACAGGATTTATAGTTCTGGTGAATGGTTGACACATGATTTTAACATAATTGATACAGGTGGAATTGATATCGGTGACGAGCCGTTCCTGGAACAAATTCGCCAGCAGGCTGAAATTGCCATTGACGAAGCTGATGTGATAATTTTTATGACGAATGGTCGTGAAGGGGTAACGGCTGCTGATGAAGAAGTAGCTAAGATACTCTATAAATCGAGAAAGCCAGTTGTCCTTGCAGTAAATAAAGTTGATAACCCAGAAATGAAAGATCAAATTTATGATTTCTATGCGTTAGGTTTTGGGGATCCATTCCCAATCTCCGGGTCTCATGGACTTGGTCTTGGTGACCTTCTGGATGAAGCGGCCAAACATTTCCCTAATTTCAGCGGCCAGGATTATGCTGATGATGTCATTAAATTCAGTTTGATTGGAAGACCGAACGTAGGTAAGTCATCTCTGGTCAATGCATTGTTAGGTGAAGAACGTGTCATTGTAAGTGATATTGAAGGTACGACTCGCGACGCGATTGACTCTCCTTATAAATATAATGGCAAAGAATATGTCATTATTGATACAGCAGGGATGCGGAAAAAAGGTAAAGTGTATGAAAGTACGGAAAAATATAGCGTACTTCGTGCATTAAGGGCAATTGAGCGTTCAGACGTTGTTCTTGTGGTCCTGAACGCAGAAGAAGGTATTCGTGAGCAGGATAAAAAAATTGCCGGATATGCCCATGAAGCGGGTAGGGCTGTCATCATCGTTGTCAATAAGTGGGATGCCATCGAGAAAGATGAAAAAACGATGAAGGATTTTGAAGAAAAGATCCGTGCCCATTTCCTATTCTTGGATTATGCGCCAATCATTTATCTTTCTGCCTTAACGAAAAAACGGACACATACCTTAATACCGGTCATTGATCAGGCTAGTGAGAATCATGCTATCCGGGTTCAGACAAATGTCTTGAATGAAGTGGTCATGGATGCGGTTGCGATGAATCCGACACCGACTCATAATGGCAACCGTTTGAAAATTTATTATACGACTCAGGTAGCAATCAAGCCGCCAACTTTCGTTGTATTCGTTAACGATCCTGAGTTATTGCATTTCTCATATGAGAGATTTTTAGAAAATCGAATTAGGGATGCCTTTGGTTTTGAAGGAACACCAATACGAATTTTTGGACGCCAGAGAAAATAG
- a CDS encoding YphA family membrane protein gives MDGIIFYWISWIVWVIVMFFIPKTVPFRFDFLFHLLAVMVLAGYKLETPLVSVHLSGPYLFFILCVYIRKKSIIKMMELISGSLIITLAYASFQLFSLLDPIWLIMKPSYLLCIFLNYLILLLFKNWKHRLFVLLMGMMMGDIIYSGLLAYHSLPYVALAYAWHDNAVLVLGTNILWRMLEMVGQYIYLISQSKFLSKQGKENFNQ, from the coding sequence ATGGATGGAATTATATTTTATTGGATTTCATGGATAGTTTGGGTCATTGTCATGTTTTTTATTCCGAAAACGGTTCCCTTTCGTTTTGATTTTCTTTTTCATCTATTAGCCGTTATGGTATTAGCGGGCTATAAATTGGAGACTCCATTGGTTTCCGTTCATTTGAGCGGTCCATACCTTTTCTTTATACTGTGTGTATATATTAGGAAGAAATCAATCATCAAGATGATGGAACTGATCAGCGGAAGTCTTATTATCACTCTCGCTTATGCCAGCTTTCAACTATTTTCTTTACTTGATCCGATATGGCTAATCATGAAGCCCTCTTATCTTTTGTGTATTTTCCTGAATTATCTTATCCTATTACTTTTTAAAAATTGGAAACATCGATTGTTCGTCCTTTTAATGGGGATGATGATGGGAGATATCATATATTCTGGATTACTTGCTTACCACTCTTTACCTTATGTGGCCCTTGCTTACGCATGGCATGATAATGCAGTTCTGGTATTGGGCACAAACATATTGTGGAGAATGTTGGAAATGGTTGGCCAATACATTTATTTAATATCCCAATCGAAATTTTTATCGAAACAAGGAAAAGAGAATTTTAATCAATGA